The following are encoded in a window of Streptomyces sp. SAT1 genomic DNA:
- a CDS encoding maleylpyruvate isomerase N-terminal domain-containing protein: protein MIPTRVEETLPELVPFVRAVQERRPDDGTWCEAWTVRDVLVHQTGNAEELARVLQGVLAETPVETRGFEREAPTGGCPTRSDAATRVLLLWGRRPADPSRWHSGAGPEALRRVRALLSGY from the coding sequence ATGATCCCCACCCGGGTCGAGGAGACCCTGCCGGAACTGGTCCCGTTCGTCCGCGCCGTGCAGGAGCGCCGCCCCGACGACGGCACCTGGTGCGAGGCGTGGACCGTGCGCGACGTCCTGGTCCACCAGACGGGCAACGCCGAGGAACTGGCCCGGGTGCTCCAGGGAGTCCTGGCCGAAACACCCGTGGAGACCAGGGGCTTCGAGCGGGAGGCCCCTACCGGCGGATGTCCGACCAGGAGCGACGCCGCCACCCGGGTGCTGTTGCTGTGGGGACGGCGTCCCGCCGATCCGTCGCGCTGGCACAGCGGCGCGGGCCCCGAGGCCCTGCGGCGGGTACGGGCTCTGCTCAGCGGCTACTGA
- a CDS encoding DinB family protein produces the protein MPTARRRRSDTPPPRTGDSEIEVLRGFLDYLRHSAAAKVEDAPEPGIRTAAVPSGTNLLGLLNHLTHVERSMFLGDRVTDWQATFHAAPQDSAADVVARYRTAVEQANAVLDGCTDAGAPVPRPRSDRPAPSVRWALTHMIEETGRHAGHMDIIRELLDGATGR, from the coding sequence ATGCCCACCGCGCGCCGTCGCCGCAGCGACACCCCGCCGCCCCGGACCGGAGACAGCGAGATCGAGGTCCTGCGCGGCTTCCTCGACTACCTCCGGCACTCGGCCGCCGCCAAGGTCGAGGACGCCCCCGAGCCCGGGATCAGGACCGCCGCGGTGCCCTCGGGCACAAACCTGCTCGGTCTGCTCAACCACCTCACCCACGTCGAGCGGTCGATGTTCCTCGGCGATCGGGTCACCGACTGGCAGGCGACCTTCCACGCCGCACCGCAGGACAGTGCCGCCGACGTCGTCGCCCGCTACCGGACGGCGGTCGAGCAGGCGAACGCGGTCCTCGACGGGTGCACCGACGCCGGTGCCCCGGTGCCCCGCCCCCGGTCGGACCGGCCCGCGCCCAGCGTCCGCTGGGCGCTCACCCACATGATCGAGGAGACCGGCCGCCACGCAGGGCACATGGACATCATCCGGGAACTGCTCGACGGGGCGACCGGCCGCTGA
- a CDS encoding SAM-dependent methyltransferase, producing MSTEDALEFWDGVYAARPVATEPRPNARLTETVRGLPPGDVLDLGCGGGGDALWLARQGWRVTAVDVSAVAIDRLTALALAHGLGDRVRAERHDLGASFPDGRFDLVSAHYLQTPLALDRSAALHAAALALRPGGRLLVVDHGSTAPWSWVQDPDVRYPSAQEVAEGIGLDPASWTVERADAPRRTATGPDGSTAEVTDHVLIIRRTA from the coding sequence ATGAGTACCGAGGATGCCCTGGAGTTCTGGGACGGCGTCTACGCGGCCCGGCCGGTGGCCACCGAGCCCCGGCCGAACGCGCGGCTGACCGAGACGGTGAGGGGTCTGCCGCCCGGTGACGTGCTGGACCTGGGGTGCGGCGGGGGCGGCGACGCGCTGTGGCTCGCCCGCCAGGGCTGGCGGGTCACCGCCGTCGACGTCTCGGCCGTGGCGATCGACCGGCTCACCGCACTCGCCCTCGCACACGGCCTCGGCGACCGGGTCCGCGCCGAGCGGCACGACCTCGGCGCGTCCTTCCCGGACGGCCGGTTCGACCTGGTCAGCGCCCACTATCTGCAGACTCCGCTGGCCCTCGACCGGTCCGCCGCCCTGCACGCCGCCGCTCTCGCGCTGCGGCCGGGCGGGCGGCTGCTGGTCGTCGACCACGGCTCGACCGCGCCCTGGTCCTGGGTGCAGGACCCGGACGTGCGCTACCCGTCCGCGCAGGAGGTCGCCGAGGGCATCGGTCTCGATCCGGCGTCCTGGACGGTCGAACGGGCCGACGCGCCCCGCCGGACCGCGACCGGCCCGGACGGCAGCACCGCCGAGGTCACCGACCACGTCCTGATCATCCGCCGCACCGCCTGA
- a CDS encoding restriction endonuclease, which translates to MTVPTRRIRGSRLRHHGRPRFDLRATAVFFTLLALLLIVLGIVARAAGAVVERRPVWTVVLCLLGAPALVAGVRGRYRRRSAARAAHRAAAALQEATRTALDALEAPAGQERPSPTPPGAAVPADEPEPTVVDYAALDADAFEQAVAALCERDGCGSVEVVGGAGDLGADVVAVDPQGRRLIVQCKRYGEDNRVGSQELQRFGGTCFTVHEAGVAALVTTSGFTAPAVEYAAHCGIVCMDGEALRAWSEGTGPAPWELPAPAPDSGLPPQ; encoded by the coding sequence GTGACCGTGCCCACCCGCCGCATACGCGGCAGCAGACTCCGCCACCATGGCCGGCCGCGCTTCGATCTCCGCGCGACCGCCGTGTTCTTCACCCTGCTCGCCCTGCTCCTGATCGTCCTGGGCATCGTGGCGCGGGCGGCGGGCGCCGTCGTCGAGCGGCGCCCGGTCTGGACCGTCGTCCTGTGCCTGCTCGGCGCCCCGGCCCTGGTGGCGGGCGTGCGCGGCCGGTACCGCAGGCGCTCGGCGGCGCGGGCCGCCCACCGGGCCGCCGCGGCGCTCCAGGAGGCCACGCGGACCGCGCTCGACGCGCTGGAGGCGCCCGCCGGGCAGGAGCGCCCCTCCCCCACGCCCCCGGGCGCCGCCGTGCCCGCCGACGAGCCGGAACCCACCGTCGTCGACTACGCCGCTCTCGACGCCGACGCGTTCGAGCAGGCCGTGGCGGCGCTGTGCGAGCGGGACGGCTGCGGGTCGGTGGAGGTGGTCGGCGGGGCCGGTGACCTCGGCGCCGACGTCGTGGCCGTGGACCCGCAGGGGCGGCGCCTGATCGTCCAGTGCAAGCGCTACGGCGAGGACAACCGCGTCGGCTCCCAGGAACTCCAGCGCTTCGGCGGCACCTGCTTCACCGTGCACGAGGCCGGCGTGGCGGCCCTGGTGACCACCAGCGGCTTCACGGCACCGGCCGTCGAGTACGCCGCGCACTGCGGGATCGTCTGCATGGACGGCGAGGCGCTGCGCGCCTGGAGCGAGGGCACCGGCCCCGCCCCCTGGGAACTGCCCGCCCCGGCCCCCGACTCCGGTCTGCCGCCGCAGTGA
- a CDS encoding transposase family protein, with translation MHFLALTDENGRLIWLSTARPGRTHDSTAARHDHILAHLRAAGLGALADLGFRGLDNDILDPVIVTGCTASRTHKLTPGEREANRVLAVGRAPVEHGSPTSRTGGSSRSSVLIPPEPPDFCALCSL, from the coding sequence CTGCACTTTCTCGCCCTGACCGACGAGAACGGTCGCCTGATCTGGCTATCCACCGCCCGGCCCGGCCGCACCCACGACAGCACCGCCGCCCGCCACGACCACATCCTGGCCCACCTGCGCGCCGCCGGCCTCGGGGCGCTGGCCGACCTCGGCTTCCGCGGCCTGGACAACGACATCCTGGACCCCGTGATCGTCACCGGCTGTACCGCCAGCCGCACCCACAAGCTCACCCCGGGCGAGAGGGAAGCCAACCGAGTTCTCGCCGTCGGACGTGCACCGGTTGAGCACGGTTCGCCCACCTCAAGAACTGGCGGATCCTCACGAAGCTCCGTACTGATCCCGCCCGAGCCACCCGACTTCTGCGCGCTCTGCTCGTTGTGA
- a CDS encoding amino acid permease, which yields MPPADPRRPQQAPAPRPQLSRSLRNRHMSMIAIGGAIGAGLFVGSGSVIKAAGPAAIISYCLAGALVLCTMRMLGEMVVARPSAGSFADYARTAIGPWAGFTIGWLYWYYYVIIVAVEAVAGASILHAWIGLPLWVMAMGLMAVMTATNLLSVRSFGEFEFWFSSVKVAAIVAFLIVGGLYVFGAWPGSSFDFSNLTAHGGFAPHGFTSIFSAIVVVIFAFGGAEIVTIAAAESKEPERSVARATTGIIWRIILFYVGSIVLVVTIVPWDSAKVLASPYVAAWDIIGLPGAGTLMDIVILTAVLSVLNSSVYVSSRMLLALAAHGDAPAWSASTGRRNVPVRAILAGTVVGWVSVILAYLSPDTVFSYLVNSSGAIAIFMYLMIGASQLRMRRRLQREAPERLTLRMWFHPYLTWVVMAGFAVVLVAMAVIHDQRTQLFTSLGSLAVVLIAYAVRRVKGPRPEPTAAEGQDADARTGALHIP from the coding sequence GTGCCCCCTGCCGACCCCCGCAGACCACAGCAAGCACCGGCACCACGACCCCAGCTGAGCCGTTCCCTGCGCAACCGGCACATGTCGATGATCGCCATCGGCGGTGCCATCGGCGCCGGACTCTTCGTCGGCAGCGGCTCGGTGATCAAGGCCGCGGGACCGGCCGCCATCATCTCGTACTGCCTGGCCGGCGCCCTCGTGCTGTGCACCATGCGCATGCTCGGCGAGATGGTCGTGGCCCGGCCGTCCGCGGGCTCGTTCGCCGACTACGCCCGCACCGCCATCGGCCCCTGGGCGGGCTTCACCATCGGCTGGCTGTACTGGTACTACTACGTCATCATCGTCGCCGTCGAGGCGGTCGCGGGCGCGTCGATCCTGCACGCCTGGATCGGACTGCCGCTGTGGGTCATGGCGATGGGCCTGATGGCGGTCATGACCGCGACCAACCTGCTGTCGGTGCGCTCCTTCGGCGAGTTCGAGTTCTGGTTCTCCTCGGTGAAGGTGGCCGCCATCGTCGCCTTCCTGATCGTCGGCGGCCTGTACGTCTTCGGCGCGTGGCCGGGCAGCTCCTTCGACTTCTCCAACCTCACCGCGCACGGCGGCTTCGCCCCGCACGGCTTCACGTCGATCTTCTCGGCGATCGTCGTGGTCATCTTCGCCTTCGGCGGAGCGGAGATCGTCACCATCGCCGCCGCCGAGAGCAAGGAGCCCGAACGCTCCGTCGCCCGCGCCACGACCGGCATCATCTGGCGGATCATCCTGTTCTACGTCGGCTCGATCGTGCTGGTCGTCACCATCGTGCCGTGGGACAGCGCCAAGGTGCTCGCCAGTCCGTACGTCGCGGCCTGGGACATCATCGGCCTGCCCGGCGCCGGCACGCTCATGGACATCGTGATCCTCACCGCCGTGCTGAGCGTGCTCAACTCCTCGGTCTACGTCTCCTCCCGCATGCTGCTCGCCCTGGCCGCCCACGGAGACGCCCCGGCCTGGTCGGCGTCGACCGGCAGGCGCAACGTCCCGGTGCGCGCCATCCTCGCGGGAACGGTCGTCGGCTGGGTGTCCGTGATCCTCGCCTACCTCTCCCCGGACACGGTCTTCAGCTACCTGGTGAACTCCTCCGGAGCCATCGCCATTTTCATGTACCTGATGATCGGGGCGTCCCAGCTGCGCATGCGGCGGCGCCTGCAACGGGAGGCACCGGAGCGGCTGACCCTGCGCATGTGGTTCCACCCGTATCTGACCTGGGTGGTGATGGCGGGCTTCGCCGTGGTGCTGGTGGCCATGGCGGTCATCCACGACCAGCGGACCCAGCTGTTCACCAGTCTCGGCAGCCTTGCCGTCGTCCTGATCGCCTACGCCGTACGCCGTGTCAAGGGGCCGCGCCCCGAGCCGACGGCCGCCGAGGGCCAGGACGCCGACGCCCGGACCGGAGCCCTGCACATCCCCTGA